A window from Manduca sexta isolate Smith_Timp_Sample1 chromosome 24, JHU_Msex_v1.0, whole genome shotgun sequence encodes these proteins:
- the LOC115454762 gene encoding uncharacterized protein LOC115454762, giving the protein MLQKYSIFVLLYTYFIYAIICSEKNYGSVDVIITKLEVCKGPKRVDCTIETAQMTSNHSFKDTLSLKEDVNLTSGKIIGSQNGKDLIKYNMKNPCDNLLIHSLLKAYVNISDDCKISKGEYEYIVDVNTISQKFYHGVFFYGNWTFKTVLYSTNCNALCNHVDLLISQRKK; this is encoded by the exons atgttgcaaaaatattcaatttttgtgttgctttatacatattttatatatgcaaTAATATGTTCGGAAAagaattat GGAAGTGTTGACGTTATTATTACTAAGCTCGAAGTCTGCAAAGGGCCGAAACGTGTGGACTGTACTATAGAAACTGCACAAATGACGTCCAACCACAGCTTTAAAGACACATTAAGCTTGAAAGAAGATGTTAATTTGACTAGc GGAAAAATAATTGGTTCGCAGAACGGCAAAGacttgataaaatataacatgaaaaaCCCATGCGACAATCTTTTGATACATTCGTTATTAAAAGCGTATGTAAATATATCAGACGATTGTAAGATTTCAAAG ggaGAATACGAATATATAGTGGATGTAAATACGATTTCGCAAAAATTTTATCAcggggtatttttttatggtaattggACCTTTAAGACCGTGCTGTACAGCACCAATTGCAATGCTTTGTGCAATCACGTCGACCTTCTAATCTCCCAGaggaagaaataa
- the LOC115451871 gene encoding uncharacterized protein LOC115451871, producing MIIGYASIVLKLCSMGLMLAAGGLWATASVETRPKHWDEQTLVGGTIWSQVIIPLGLMISTIVDDSLDEFVHGYFLLSGLVLLTYTGTILVIDEYKAMQRRVQRQEQLPENPTPRPIIASYDRIYLGIGILTDLAAIFTLIDLMLLLIT from the exons ATGATTATTGGATACGCATCAATAGTTCTAAAACTATGTAGTATGGGATTGATGTTAGCTGCTGGGGGGCTTTGGGCTACCGCTTCAGTGGAGACGCGGCCTAAACATTGGGACGAACAGACTTTAGTGGGGGGCACGATATGGAGCCAGGTGATAATACCTTTAGGGCTGATGATATCAACAATTGTTGATGATAGCCTCGACGAGTTTGTGCATGGATACTTCTTGCTATCTGGTCTTGTGCTCTTGACTTACACTGGGACTATTCTG GTTATTGACGAGTATAAAGCAATGCAAAGGAGAGTACAACGTCAGGAACAACTACCAGAAAATCCAACCCCTCGCCCGATAATAGCATCCTACGACAGAATATATCTAGGAATAGGGATCCTAACAGACCTCGCCGCAATTTTTACCCTTATCGacttaatgttattgttaatcACATGA